TGACATGCACGGTCAGTAAATGACTATCAATATTACAGTAATGCtatgttatttatgtttgaGAGTGTGGTGATGAATTTTGAACATGCCTGTATGGTCTTAGAATTATTTTGGTGTGACTGTTGACCAAATGTCCCTTTGAAATTTAAATATGCAATCATGACTATGCCTTTATTAACCAGTTGTTgaacaataatatataatatgaatgaacaataaaaatatgtgaaCAAATTAATTTAGTAAAATCTCTGttgttgtttcttttttctatatattttatcaataagttTCCAGATATGTATACATGGGATGAGGGGTTTGCAATTTTGCCAAAATCCTGTACATTtggtattataattatatattttgtattataatatatatatataattatactcaaagtttgttatcgctatttctcagaaagtgtttAATGGATCATtctaaatttcatatgtaggttcccctaggggcctagttgtgcatattgcgatttgagaccgattgatcaacaagatggccgccaaggagccatctttgatttttataattgaagtttgttactgctatttttccagaaagtactgaagcgatctatctcaaattttatatgtagtatgttcgAACAAGTTTGAAAGTAGGGAAAAGATctatctttccattgtcagactaGATAATTCTTTGGAGGGCGCCAAGATCCTTGTGGGATCTCCTgttgataattaattttttttactgtCAGATACACAATATTACACGATGCTCCAAAATAGGTATTGACCATGACATAATCAATATGATGTCTAGCCATGACAGTAGCAGATAAACCAGCTAAttcaaacacaaaataatttgGAATGTTAAAATTTGCAGTATCAGAGTTTATAATTTCTCAATTATAGACTACTTTGTCGTTTGTCGACAATAAGACTAAGGCGAAGCCTCAAGTGACCTATTataattgccttttgtccgtcgtcgtccctTGTGTGTCGTATGgcaataaacaatttataattttgacttcttctccaaaactgctaaaccaaatttgttgaaatttaaaCATTCCATGGCCAAAGGTGAACCGAAATTGTGATTTATATTGTCCCAGCCCCCgaccccaggggcctgaggggtggggccaaaggAGATCAAATTGGATGAAACGTAatattcttctgaaattccagaaattgTACTTCATTaatgaaaaggtcttaaggacccttacaaaaattgtgatttatatGATGATGGGGTTTCATGTTTCCCACCGATGGGGAGGGGGATCAactttactgtagtttatatggGAAAAACATTTATGACCATTATTTGCTCATcttttcatagaaaatgagtcaaactttatTAGAAATATTAGCCTGatatatagtattttaacatcacaCCCATAtacattggtcctggctgacagCTCATGGAGCTGCGTTAAACGTTTCTTTGAGTTATAGTATGGAAACAAAAGAAAACCGTACGCACcatgcacttcacacacacaacacacccgacgcatgggaggccgtcctgttaagaatcaaaccaaacaaacaaaataatttggtatttttgactaagtttccatggtaacggaaaacatcccaaaatggaaggtccgcaatagcaaaGGACACAAATAAGGCTGATATATTCAGAAAATTCATAGAACTGCGCAAATGGAAGGTCCGCAAAAGCAAAAGTATTCAGAAAATGCATGAAGCTGCGTTaaacggttttggagttatagtccgGAAAAAGTAATTTGGTATTAATGACTAAATGTCCATGGAAACGTACAACATTCCCAAAATGGAAGGTCCTCAATAGCAcaaggcacaactagggtactTGTCTGATGCATTGAACGGGTTTTGAGTTAAAGCCCGGAAAAGAATCTCGGACGAACGGAGCCCAATTTAATATCCCCCACAAACGCGTTTCGCATGGatacaaattgtgaattttatagccctgggatctcagattttcctcTGGGGAGTGGATCAAATTTGCTATATTTTGTGTAGTACATGTAAAACActtttatgaacattatttgttcAGTTTTCATAGTAAAggagtcaaactttgttagaattattaccccgagatatagcattttaacatatcCATATcagcagagatttaaatagtatagGCCTATATATTTAGATCTCTGATATCAGTCCTCGCCGATCCCCAGGGACCAGTAGGGTGGAGCCAAATGCGGTCACAATGACAAAAGAAATTTTTGAATTCACATATTTAATGGAACCAAAAACTCTTCAtaaattaaaaagtcaaatttatgactgatttcaagggcctgatgggcaaatatataccgtgcgttccatttgcggattcgtaccagttgtattaAATTGATACGGCACTGCCAAATggtttccaagatggcggcacccatatgaaaAATAAGCTTCGAATATAAAAACCAAGAATTTTCGttgttaacaataaaattgatataaaagttatacctaaatagtttcggaatacatagaaataaataatCCATGTAATTTTATTGGATATAGATAATCGCTGTCTTGTTTTTAACAaagtgttatttacatgtaaatataattttagtaTTGTCGTTTCGCTATTTTCCCGCATTCTGTAtttttagtgcttgtaaattgATGTACTTCCGCAATGTTTTACCGCGCCTCGTTTTCAATTGACATGTGCTTCAACAGCCACGCTAAAGGCTGATTATTTTTTGCTGATGATTTTTGCTGAAATATGACTGAAGGTAACGGCGGGGCTCTACCCAAGCGAACAGGAGCGGGAGCAAGACTAAAAGGGTTTATCGACGCCCTTCAAAACGAAGAAGAATCCCGCGAAAGTGATACGGAAGACGTTTTCCATGAATCTTTGACGATGCCAGAACATGGACCCATGCCGGGGAGTGATGGCGACAACGTGGACGACCATGACGACGAAGAGCTACAACAACTGCAAAGCGAACTGAAAAGGATAAAAATTGACagagaaaaaaattatgatacgaagaaaaattaatgaagaaaaggaaaaaatacGAACCGAACTCGCAAAAGATTACGTGACACCAGACAATTCTAGGGATCATGGTCAAGGTCACGAGAGTGGAGCCGTTGCCAGTGTCGGTGTGTTGATATTGAACAATTTGAACAATAACAACGAACAgcgaaaatgtttaaaaatcgTAGACCATATCTGGCAGGACCCTATTCCCCAATATGACACTGTGAATCTAGGCAAAAATATGGAGGTGAGAATAGGTAAAACTCGTACTTTGAAAAAATTGACACTAGAACAATAGGGGTTCGCGAACATCCATTTGCATCCATCCCGTGCCATTTGCCTTTCAAGTGTTCATTCGGCCGTTAACCACTCCAAAGACACTTCCAAATCTTACCCCACTGTCATAGGGACCCCAAAAACGGGCCAGCTCAGCAGTAGACTGTACAAACTGTTTAAAACATGGGGCGTGGGAAGAACTTCTCCCCAATGACTGTGAGGATACTCAGGATAGGGAGGAACTTTTAGTTGGTATACGTGATGGATTTAAGCTTACTTCAAAGTTTGGTCTATACCAAGAAGTCGTAAGAGACAATTATGCCTCAGCTgctttatataatgaaaaagttgaaGATCAGATACTCACAGAGTTATTGCTAAAAAATTACGTAATAACAGATACAAAACCGACAATAATTAGTTCACTTGGAGCTGTCCCTTAAGCTAACGGGGATGTTCGTTTAATTCATGATGCTAGTCGGCCTACATGCATGCTTAAATTCTTATACCTCGGATACAGATTGTTCTTATATGGATTTAAAAAGTGCTATTTCTATCATTAAACCAGGTGATTTCTTAGCAAAAGTGGATTTAAAAAGTGCCTACCGCTCAGTAAAAATTCATCCTTCAGATTATACTCTCACAGGCTTAAAGTGGACGTTTAAGAGAGAAACATCACCATCATATATGTATGACAGAAAATTACCTTTTTGGCATGCCAAAAGCccaaaaatctttcaaaagCTGAGTTCGTCTGTGTGTCATATCATGAAAGTTCATTTTAATGTGACAGTTATCGCATATTTAGACGATTTTCTGATTATCGAAAATACTTTTGAACAATGCAGTAGAGGTCTTCGATTACTCATCTCAACTCTGAGAAAATTGGGCTTCAATATATCGTGGAACAAAGTCGAGGGTCCTAGTCAGCAGCTTTTCTTCCTTGGAGTCTTAATCAACACGACGGAACTAACATTGAGTTTACCGCAGGAAAAAATGACCGAATTTCAAAACTTACTATATACGTTTGTTGGAAAAAAGCGTGCAAGTGTCAAACAACTAGAATCTTTATGTGGAAAGCTCAGTTGGGCATGTTCAGTGATAAAGGGAGGCCGCACCTTTCTCAGACGTATGCTAAATTTGATTCCAAGTGAATATAAAAGTTCTAATGCAAAAGTTAAACTTAATAATGAGTTTTTCTCCGACTTAAACTGGTGGATAACGTTTATGTCAACTTTTAATGGCTGTGTCCGCTTTATAGAGTCAACACCTGTAACAGGCCTACAGACAGACGCGTGTGATAAAGGATGCGCAGGGTACTTTAATGGTGATTACTTTTATGTCAATTGGGAATTAGACCTGCCAGTGATGTCCTCCGAACATATTAATATTAAAGAAACAATGGCTGTCGTATTATCAGCTTTACGTTGGGCCCCTTGGTGGTGTAATAAAACTGTGATTGTGTCAACGGACAATATGACCACCATGAGCATTATCAACAAAGAGTCCTCTAAGAACAGTGTACTTATGTTTTGTTTAAGATTGTTATTTTGGATCTGcatattataatttcaaaatcaaagaaATCAAAGCAAAATTCATAAATGGACGATTTAATACTATCGCAGATAGTGCTTCTCGCCTTCATGAGCAAGTTCAGCTTTCTCGCTTGTATAGTGTTGTGACTAGTTATAACCTTATTGACTTTACTGCCGATGAGCTGTTAAAGCATGTTTCCCCTTCTTTTCTATGTTATAGGTGGGGATTACGCGGATCCCCAGACAGAGAGACTCAAACACGGTGTGAAAAGACTGAAAAAGAAGGGGTGGGCTAGTTCCACATCAGAGACTTATAAAACTCATTTACAGACTTTTTTGAGTTTTTGTAAGGCCCATAAGTTAGCAAGTGTTCCGGCAGATATAGAGACTGTAGAAATGTATGTCGCCTATTTGGTTGATgtgaaaaaattcaaatttagcAGTATAAAATCTTACTTAAATATTATATCAGTCTTGCACAAGTCTGAAAATCTACCTGATCCTACTACAACCTGGCATGTAAAACATGTCTTAACGGGTGTTAAGAGAGAAGTAACTCCCCGTTTGTTGTTAGAGATTCACGATATTTTAGATTTTACTTGTAAAGACAACTGTGGTTTTTGGGCAGCCTGCCTTGTTGGTTTCTTTGGTTTTTTGAGACCTAATAATTTCTTAGTTAAAGGTGTATTTGACCCATCCCGTCATGTTCAGTGTCTGGATTTGTTGTCTCACCCATGGGGTATGTTATTGTCTTTAAAAGTTGTAAAGACCATGCAATTTAGAGCTGTTCCTATTGAAATTGTTCTTCCCCGTTTACAGCAAGGTCACCCCCTTTGCCCCTGTGCCCCACTTCAGCAGCTTTTAGTACGACCAGATTTGACCCAACCTCTGTTCCTCTTGTCCTCTGGGAAGTGCTTATCCTACTCTGGTTTCCTTAAGGCCTTCCGCTTGGTTCTCTCTCAACTAGGGTACTACGCCGCTTCCTATGGGGGTCACTCTCTGAGGCGGGGGGCTGCTACTTGGGCTAGTTCGTGTGGTGTCGCAGATGACGATATCCAACTTCTAGGTTTATGGTCTAGTGATTGCTATAAACGCTATATTGAAACTGATAGGAGCAAACGTATCAACGCTATGAACCTCTTTTGTTTACCTCTTCCTCGTTAACCTGTATCCTAACCCCCTTTTCCCTTCCTTTTCAACAACTTGGGTTTGGACCTATATATCTCATGACATTTGCAACactcatttttgttgtattctcAATTTTCAATTGATAGATACAGGTCTGGTACAGTTAATAGATGTACTCTGGAAGTGGTATCCATTAAAGCCATTATTGTTATAATGTTGTTGCTTCCTTTTATTAGACTATCAGTAaagtgttatttacatgtaaatataattttagtaTTGTCGTTTCGCTATTTTCCCGCATTCTGTATTTTTAGTGCTTGTAAAAATTGATGTACTTCCGCAATGTTTTACCGCGCCTCGTTTTCAATTGACATGTGCTTCAACAGCCACGCTAAAGGCTGATTATTTTTTGCCCACTCCCACCCTCCCGGTAGTATTACCATGGTGTGTTGTGCCTGCTTCTTGcttaaaacacttttttttttgtaaaaatgtttgttcTATGTTTACCTTCCCGGTTAGACCTATATATCTCATGACATTTGCAACactcatttttgttgtattctcAATTTTCAATTGATAGATACAAGTCTGGTACAGTTAATAGATGTATTCTGGAAGTGGTATCCATTAAAGCCATTATTGTTATAATGTTGTTGCTTCCTTTATTAGACTATCagtaaagaaaacatttcaatcaCAAATGAAAAATCTCGAGTCCGCTATCTTGGGTCCAAGTGATAgcttctgaaaacgaaccacttgtaccGGTACGCGCGTCCCATTTGAGATGAACAAATTCGTAtcgatacaactggtacgaatctgcaaaatatgtctttgtttcattctgtatccttactcaggtgaccgctatgacacattggcctcttgttcttTGAGATGGAGTGTTTACGTCGAGCATCACAGGTTTATTTGCAATAATTTGACATCAAAGTATTACTTCAGAGTAAACGGAATTCATGGAGGAAGTCTCCCAAATCATCGAGACTACCTTGATTCAAAAGCATTGTAAGCATCTGCAAATGTACCTCTATGTTACACATAAAAAAcgataactttgatatgtagtTAAAGTTTAGTAATTATTTCTGATGGTGTGGGTACATTTTagggaaaataaattaatatttttgacCGATATATTTATGAAAGAATGTGCACTTCCGGTTATGAGTGTCTAATTTTCGAAAACCGAGTAAAATTGCAAATTTGAATGCcgtaaaaaaacaacattcaaATTGAAACAAACTATCATAGACCATGATATAATAtctaaactttatatttatgcaaaaataacatgtcaaagcTTAATTACTTTGTAGGTAGTGAACCAAGGGCCAGTCTCGTTTTTTATCTTTCTAACTTTTCTGACCATAGCttatgtttgtgtgtttgttccAAGAGAAGAATTTTAACGAAAATGTTTAGCTTTACTTGCTTTTGTAATTCCGTTGTTCCACATAGAAAGAAGCCTGTGACTAAGCTAAATTTAGTGGATAAAAACAATCGCCCGAAAGGATGGCCCTGAAAAAGTTGCACTCGCTTATTCTAGCAAATAATCAGGTTATTTTCTATTTGTACTTCTTATTAGTTTCAGGAATGCTGTTTTATTATCCCCACCAGTTTAGTTATATTGTTTAAGTTTTAATTACGAAAAGTCTTCGTTTCGTTAAATTCGTTAAGCTGCTTGAGCAAGATCtataaccttgataaagtgagTTTGATAGCGAAATATTTtccttcaaattaaaaaaaaaccataaattCCGTTGTCTTGGAAACGGAAACTGATTGCATTAATTCTCCAGTATCTCAACCAAGTGCACGTGAATACAAAATAGTTTAACTGTAAGTCGCACCGAACCAAATTTGCTGAAGTATCATGTTGTGATTATATGTAGATGCTCAACTGACGACAAAAAGagaacattatataaatatctataatgaaatattctttatttatcAAAGCATGAATCTTTGCATCATTGGATGATTGGGATACAAATATTTCAGATGAGCATAATGACTTGGCCAAGAGCCCAAACCAGAGGGTTTGATGCGAAACCAAATGAGCCAACTTTATTACTTTATATTGCTTTTAAAATTGATTCGTTGGCGACTGCAGTATCGCAGAAGTCTGTTTCTGGTTTGAAAAATATACATACCATAGCTTAGCCCGAGATACtatggccctgacaccagacttagacattatgacagatagatgtctggttacCTAAACCAGACAtgtatctatctgtcataatgtcaaagtctggtgtcagggccagagaaTCTCGAGTTCACCATAGCTTACCCCTACTTTATGTAGTAGCGGTAGGTTATAGTACTTTTTTAAAatcagaagcagacgcctgtgtaGTATCCACATTGCATAAAAAGAAAGATTCTTCTTATTTATAACTATATCACAGCACCAACAGAACTAAGCTGTACGTTTATCACCACGTCACTGGTTGATTGTAGGCCAAAAAACTGGATCCTCCTCCGGATGAAATCTCCAATGCATTGGAAGCAGAAAGTTGATCAACCAGAAATCGCCAAACGCAGCTCGGAGTTTGCTGTTCACACTCCGACTGTCGTTGATTTTGATGTTGTTATCAATCTCAAAAGATGTCTTCCCTTTCAACACACATCTGATAATTTCAAAGAGCATGAAGGTAGTGAATATGATAAACAAAGCAAGCATCCATGTTCCAAGAATGACCAATCCGACTCGAAAGTGCGAGTATCCAAACACCCACCGGAAGAATGCTACGAATGGAAGCATATCCACGTATCCAGTACTGGGTAAAACCTCCATGAAAATGAATGGCAGGGCGTGCACAAAGCCCACCACGGACGAAAGACAACACCAAAACATCATAACGGTATAATGACGTAAGTTCCGGTACCCGATACAGTTTCGTGAAAAATAGCAGTGGTGGTCACGTTTGAGTGAACACCGGTTACAGAGAACACAATGATGGCAACGAGGAGGACGTGGTTGGTCACAAATGGTGCAGTATCGCCACGACCAATAAGGCGGACGTGCTGGTGTACCAGAAGTAGAACCGTTGGTACTTCTAGGTGTCCCTTGTTTTTTGGCACTGGCAGAAGTTGTTCCCTGAAAAAGGAAATTAGATTTCATGAACTAATTAGTTAATCTAAGATCGAAAGCGAGTTTGTAAAATCAAACACATTCAatggatagaaaaaaaagttaccTATTAAACGATGCATCTTATAGAATGACAATTCATTGTTTCAGAAACAGCAACAGTTCGGTGCAAGATCAATAGAAGCTGACGACAGCTCATTGACAATAAATCGTGTATTACTCTGTTTTGTTCTCAAGGAAACATTGTTCATGTTATGATAATGctattatattttataccgcTATCAAAATAGGAACTAAATTGAACAAACATAGTACGCATTACAAAGCTGAGGACATAACACATTTTCATACAGGAACAATTTggtgttttgtgttttaatcatttacatatgtattggTTAAGTAAAATATCATTCACGTACCTGTATATCCGTATTTTGTCTGTCTAGGAATTCTAGGTAAGTGCCGTGCCGCTGAGGATCATAGTCTGAGCTAACACTGAAAACGCACCACCAATTCAGCACCATTTCGAATGCCATAAAACTACATACAGCCTGTATAGTAATTATAACTTCTTGTCCGAAATCTGCATACAACAAAGGAATGGCTTGACATGTGCCATAGTACCAAACAATCGATACTTCAGCCAGGAATATGAAGGGGAGGTACTTATTAAGGTTCCTTGGGGAAGCGGCCGGTTCCTTCCTTCGTTCCTCTAAATGCAGAGCTAGTTTCTGTTGAAGAGTTCGACTTTTGTCGCGTGCAGTATCACGGACTATGTCGGCCTGGGACGATATCTTTATATCCATGTTGGTATAAACATAGTCTGACCGACCGGGTCACTGTTTATCCATGACATGGAGTATTGACCGTTGTTATTTAATTGTGGCGTGGCGAAAGTGTTGTGTCCGGGCACGTACCAATGTAAATTAAAGCCGGACAATTATGTTAATATCTGTCAACCGTAAAGTGCTTATATCGGCTTAACCGGATTAGTAATGGTCGCTTGAGTTAGTCTTTAATTTGCCGTCCTTAGATGACCGTCCAAAACTATTGGCAGACGATATATTAAAGTTTTAAGTACTAATAAACACACACGTTTGTGCTACAAATAATGCATATATTCTAATGATCTGGAGATTAGAGGTGTTTAAGCCATTTTACCAATACGTGTTGTTGATTCATTGCATTTTCGACTTTTGTCAATAGATACTTAATTAAGGTAGAAAggaaatgtattattattttaggAAAGATCAATCATTAGAAGACGGCGGAGTGAGTTGTGTACTGGTGTTATTGATTATGCGAGGAACAATCATTCTAGTTAGTAACTGTCGGTCGCAATGAGAAAACCTTGATTTCATATTGTTGGCTGTATTCAATTATTAACGAGGTATTGAATACTGaaattatgtttatttacatGGCCAGTGGAGTATGCCGCTTTTCTCGCTGGAGAACACTAGATCTATACAATCTGCCATTGACACAGTACATTGACCACTGGGTCCAA
The DNA window shown above is from Argopecten irradians isolate NY chromosome 8, Ai_NY, whole genome shotgun sequence and carries:
- the LOC138328778 gene encoding uncharacterized protein; the encoded protein is MFPLLFYVIGGDYADPQTERLKHGVKRLKKKGWASSTSETYKTHLQTFLSFCKAHKLASVPADIETVEMYVAYLVDVKKFKFSSIKSYLNIISVLHKSENLPDPTTTWHVKHVLTGVKREVTPRLLLEIHDILDFTCKDNCGFWAACLVGFFGFLRPNNFLVKGVFDPSRHVQCLDLLSHPWGMLLSLKVVKTMQFRAVPIEIVLPRLQQGHPLCPCAPLQQLLVRPDLTQPLFLLSSGKCLSYSGFLKAFRLVLSQLGYYAASYGGHSLRRGAATWASSCGVADDDIQLLGLWSSDCYKRYIETDRSKRINAMNLFCLPLPR
- the LOC138329377 gene encoding uncharacterized protein; the encoded protein is MDIKISSQADIVRDTARDKSRTLQQKLALHLEERRKEPAASPRNLNKYLPFIFLAEVSIVWYYGTCQAIPLLYADFGQEVIITIQAVCSFMAFEMVLNWWCVFSVSSDYDPQRHGTYLEFLDRQNTDIQGTTSASAKKQGTPRSTNGSTSGTPARPPYWSWRYCTICDQPRPPRCHHCVLCNRCSLKRDHHCYFSRNCIGYRNLRHYTVMMFWCCLSSVVGFVHALPFIFMEVLPSTGYVDMLPFVAFFRWVFGYSHFRVGLVILGTWMLALFIIFTTFMLFEIIRCVLKGKTSFEIDNNIKINDSRSVNSKLRAAFGDFWLINFLLPMHWRFHPEEDPVFWPTINQ